From the Daphnia magna isolate NIES linkage group LG3, ASM2063170v1.1, whole genome shotgun sequence genome, one window contains:
- the LOC116919640 gene encoding zinc transporter ZIP9 encodes MSDANMLVFLSVVMLVGSFLAGSVPLMVNLSEERLNLVSILGAGLLVGTALVVIIPEGTQMLYSQQLEEIKQKYEHVKGTSKIPHEDTDHQEEGLHSVIGLALVLGFVFMLLIDQIGTSKSRDPESGTVRSSRSFQATLGLVVHAAADGIALGAAATTSHAATEMIVFLAIMLHKAPASFGLVTFLLHDGLDRARIRRYLLVFSLAAPLAALATYFGLSQKSKETLSTVNATGFAMLFSAGTFLYVSTVHVLPEIVMRSGGHSHHSPSDGADKIGFTRCELLVLVSGALLPLALTAFHHH; translated from the exons ATGAGTGATGCAAACATGTTAGTTTTCTTAAGCGTTG TCATGCTTGTGGGGAGCTTTTTAGCAGGTTCCGTGCCTTTAATGGTAAATCTGTCTGAG GAACGCCTAAACCTCGTATCTATTCTGGGAGCAGGTCTTCTAGTAGGAACAGCCCTTGTAGTCATAATACCAGAAGGAACTCAGATGCTTTATTCTCAACAGCTTGAAG aaaTAAAACAGAAGTATGAACATGTAAAGGGTACTTCCAAAATCCCACATGAAGATACCGATCACCAAGAAGAGGGACTCCACTCAGTGATTGGACTTGCACTTGTGCTAGGATTTGTGTTTATGCTTTTAATTGATCAAATTGGAACATCCAAGTCCAGAG ATCCTGAAAGCGGCACCGTAAGAAGCAGTAGATCATTCCAAGCTACATTAGGTTTGGTTGTTCACGCCGCTG CCGATGGTATTGCGTTGGGCGCCGCAGCTACGACGTCTCACGCAGCTACAGAAatgattgtttttcttgcaatCATGTTGCATAAA GCGCCAGCTTCTTTTGGATTAGtaacttttcttttacatGATGGCTTAGATCGAGCTCGTATCCGTCGATACCTTCTCGTCTTTTCACTAGCAGCGCCGCTCGCGGCATTAGCAACTTACTTTGGTCTGAGTCAAAAGAGCAAAGAAACCCTTTCCACTGTTAACGCAACTGGCTTTGCAATGTTATTCAGCGCTGGCACATTTTTGTATGTTTCCACCGTCCATGTCTTGCCAGAAATCGTTATGCGCTCAGGGGGGCATTCCCACCATTCGCCTTCTGATGGTGCCGACAAAATAGGATTcacgcgatgtgaattgctcGTACTTGTCTCTGGTGCTCTCCTCCCGCTAGCGTTGACGGCATTTCATCATCACTGA